The genomic window ACGGCAATGCGCATGTCGTGCTTGGTTTCTCCGACTTTGATGGTATGTGGCCTGCCGACGGCGGATTCTTGTTTGTGCTCGGCGTGATGCTGCAAGATTTGTAGGTCGGCGCGCAGTTCTCGCCTCAGCAGATGTTGCAGATTGAAATTGGGCTTGCCGGCTACTACGGCGAGATAAGCGCCGACGTCGCCATGAATCTGCAAGATGTCGAACGAGTTGTTGATCAGCACCGATGAGGGCGCATAACGTCGCATGGTCTCTTCGACAAGGCGGCGCTCGGCATCTGGTGGCTGAACTTTGCCCGTGGTGCGTTCGTTACCGTCCGGCAAGCGGAACGACGGGATGGTAAGGCGGGAATCTCCGATACGTCGCCGGTAGATGCGTGCTGTCTTGTCAGCGACATCAAACAGTGCATCCTGCTGAAATACACCTTCAGACTTGCCCAGAAAGAGCAATCCACCTGGATACAAGCTGTAGTGGAAGGTGGCCAATACTTTGGATTGCAACTCGTTTTGCAAGTAGATCAACATGTTGCGGCAGCTCACCATGTCCAGCCGCAGGAAGGGCGGGTCTTGCACCAAATCTTGTCGGGCGACCACTACCATGTCGCGCAAGGTGCGGGACACTTCGTAGCGGTTGCCGACCTTCTGGAAATGTCGCACCACTAGGCTGGGATCTAGATCTGCCAGTGCGCTTTCAGCATAAGAGCCCTTGCGGGCGATGCTTAGGGCATTGAGGTCGATGTCGGTGGCAAATATCTGGATGCGGAACTGGATGGCGTTCGGGCCCAATATCTCGGACAGGAGAATGGCAACGGTGTATGCCTCTTCGCCGGTGGCACAGGCTGCCACCCAGATGCGAATCTCGTCACCCGGTTGCTTGGTCTGCACCACGCCGCGTAGCACATTACGTAGCGCAGCGAACGACTCTGGGTCGCGGAAAAAGGCGGTGACGGAGATCAGGATATCCTTGCCGAGATGTTCCAGTTCTTCCGGGTTGGTGTCGGCCAAGGTCAGATAGTCGTTGAGGCTGGTGATGTGGCAAGCCGCCATACGTCGCTCGATGCGCCGCCATAGCGTGCCCTCCTTGTAGCCGGAAAAGTCGATGCGCGTTTGTTGCTTTACCTTCATCAGCAGCTTTTTCAGCGTCGTGGCGGCTACCGGAGCCTCTCTTGCGACAGTGACCGTGCCGTGCGAGCGGGCGATGATGGCGATCTCGTTGGCAATGCCTTCAGGCGATAAGATCCAGTCAACGCAGCCCGTATCGATCGCGGATTGCGGCATCCCCGCATATTTGGCGGTCTGCGGATCTTGCGCAAAGGTGTAGCCGCCAGCTGCTTTGATGTCGCGCAGACCCGCCGCACCATCGCTCCCTGTGCCGGACAAGATCACGCCGATGGCATTCTCGATCTTGTCTTCAGCCAGCGAGTTGAGGAATACATTGACCGATGGGCGTGGAGTGGCTTCGCGAGGGCCTTCGATCAGGACGAAACCGCCATCCTTTAACTTGACGTTGCAACTGGCGGGAGCGACGTAGATGGTGTCAGGCTGCGGGTGTAAACCGCTTTCGACCTCTGTTACCGCCATTGCCGTCTCGCGCCCAAGCAACTGCACCATCATGCTGCGGTGGGTGGGCGAGAGATGCTGGAGTACGACGTATGAGATACCGAGGTCGGTAGGCAGGGCGGCGATCATGCTGGACAGGGCTTCCAGCCCGCCAGCAGACGCGCCAATTCCGACTAGGTAGGGGCGCAGCGGCTTTTCTATTGAGTCAGCAGAGAGGGCGGCGGTTTCACTCGGGGCGTTCAAAGACGTCTTGGTTTTGTTCTTGGCGAGCCGCACCATTTCATACTCCTGTTTCGTTGGTCTTGGCTTCTACAACAAGCCCCGCTCATCATGATAGCAAACTTACTTACAGCGCTCTGTGCGTCAACGCACTGAGTGCGCCATGAGAGTTATGTATGCTGGCGCACGGAAGCGAGTGGAAGTTGTGTGTAAGATATAGTGCGTATAGATTGACTTCCGTAATCAAGCCGAACAACCGCTCCCCACTGAAAAACATGCATCACGAACACTATATTAAGCAGAATAAATTGTTGGCCGTATTGCCAAAAGAAGAATTGAGAAGCTTGACTCCCTATCTTGAGTTGGTATTGCTTGACTCGGGAGAGACTCTTGCCGAGTCGAACAAGTGCAGCAATTTCGCATATTTCCCGATTGACAGCACTATCTCGCTTTACTACCGGCTTGAGAGTGGCGAAGTTTCCAAAATCACCATGGTAGGTAATGAGGGAATGTTCAGTGTCGCGCATATCATGGGTGGAGAGACTCTCCCTTATTTCGCATCCATAGAAACCACCGGGCATGCTTTCCGAATCGAGCGGAGTGTGCTGAAAAAGGAGTTTCTGCGTGTGGCTGCGCTACGCCAAACCTTATTGCTATATTCACAGGCGGCGATGACCCAGATGGCACAGACTGCTGTTTGTGGCCGTCATCACACGCTCAATCAGCAGCTATGCCTGCACCTATTGCTGGTGCATGACAACTCGCTATCCGATGACTTCGTCCTGACACACGAGGCTATTGCCCATATGCTGGGCGTGCGCCGTGAAGGTGTGACGACTGCGGCGGGAAAGTTGCGAGAAGATGGCCTAATTGACTATAGGCGTGGCCATATCAAGGTGGTGGATCGCAGCGGTCTGGAGAAGCAATGTTGCGAGTGTTATCAGGTGGTGCATAGAGAGTTCTACCGACTTTTGGGATATTGATCGGTTTATTGACGATTTATTCGTGTTTCTTTTCAGTCCTTACGATTTCTTGCATCGGTAGGTGATGCAAGAAATCTGTGGTGCTGCGTTCATGTTTGCGTGGCTAGTTCGCCGCGCAGGGTGTGTGCCCAGACTTGGGTGATGCGCACATCCACGAAGCGGCCAATCATGCCGGGCGAGCCGACGAAATTGACCACGCGGTTGTTGTCGGTGCGGCCAGCCAATTCTTGTTCGTTCTTCTTTGACAAGCCTTCGACCACGACGCGCTGAACGCTACCGACCATGCTTGCGCTGATGGTGGCTTCTAGTTCGCCGATGCGGACTTGCAGGCGTTGCAGTCGTGCCTGTTTGGTCTCGTGCGGTACTTCGTCCGGCATGTCGGCGGCAGGAGTTCCGGGGCGAGGGCTGTAGATGAAGCTGAAGCTGGCATCGAAGCCGACATCGTCGATCAATTTCATGGTGGCCTCGAAATCGGCGTCGGTCTCGCCGGGGAAGCCGATGATGAAGTCCGAAGAGATGGAAATGTCTGAGCGGGCCGCGCGCAGACGGCGGATGACGGACTTGTATTCTAGCGCCGTGTAGCCGCGCTTCATCGCCGCAAGTACACGGTCGGAACCGCATTGCACTGGCAGGTGCAGATGGCTGACTAGCTTGGGCGTGGTGGCGTACAGGTCGATCAGGCGTTGCGTCATCTCCTTGGGATGCGAGGTGGTGTAACGGATACGCTGGACGGCGGGTAGGGCGGCGATGGCTTGGATCAGGAAAGCGAAGTCGGCGATGTCGCCGTCCTCCAGTTCGCCGCGATATGCGTTGACGTTCTGTCCCAGTAGGGTGATTTCGCCCACGCCTTGTGCCGTTAGCATCTCGATCTCACGCATCACGTCGGCGAACGGGCGTGAAACCTCGTCGCCACGGGTGTAGGGCACAACGCAGAATGTGCAGTACTTGCTGCAACCTTCCATGATGGCGACGAAAGCCGTGCCAGCCGTAGTTTGCGGAGCGGGTAGGTGGTCGAATTTCTCGATCTCAGGGAAGCTCACATCGACTTGCGAGCGGCCACTGGTGCGGCGCGCAGCGATAAGTTGCGGCAAGCGGTGCAGCGTCTGCGGGCCGAATACTATATCCACATAGGGTGCGCGCTTGACGATGGCATCGCCTTCCTGGCTGGCGACGCAGCCGCCCACGCCGATGATTAGGTTGGGATTGGCGAGCTTGAGTTCGCGCACCCGGCCTAGGTCGGAAAATACTTTTTCCTGCGCCTTCTCGCGCACCGAACATGTGTTGAACAGGATCACGTCGGCATTATCCGGCGTAGTGGTCGGTTCCATGCCCTCGCAGGCGCGTAGCACGTCCGCCATCTTGTCCGAGTCGTACTCGTTCATCTGGCAGCC from Ferriphaselus amnicola includes these protein-coding regions:
- a CDS encoding Crp/Fnr family transcriptional regulator, translated to MHHEHYIKQNKLLAVLPKEELRSLTPYLELVLLDSGETLAESNKCSNFAYFPIDSTISLYYRLESGEVSKITMVGNEGMFSVAHIMGGETLPYFASIETTGHAFRIERSVLKKEFLRVAALRQTLLLYSQAAMTQMAQTAVCGRHHTLNQQLCLHLLLVHDNSLSDDFVLTHEAIAHMLGVRREGVTTAAGKLREDGLIDYRRGHIKVVDRSGLEKQCCECYQVVHREFYRLLGY
- the miaB gene encoding tRNA (N6-isopentenyl adenosine(37)-C2)-methylthiotransferase MiaB; its protein translation is MTSKLYIKTYGCQMNEYDSDKMADVLRACEGMEPTTTPDNADVILFNTCSVREKAQEKVFSDLGRVRELKLANPNLIIGVGGCVASQEGDAIVKRAPYVDIVFGPQTLHRLPQLIAARRTSGRSQVDVSFPEIEKFDHLPAPQTTAGTAFVAIMEGCSKYCTFCVVPYTRGDEVSRPFADVMREIEMLTAQGVGEITLLGQNVNAYRGELEDGDIADFAFLIQAIAALPAVQRIRYTTSHPKEMTQRLIDLYATTPKLVSHLHLPVQCGSDRVLAAMKRGYTALEYKSVIRRLRAARSDISISSDFIIGFPGETDADFEATMKLIDDVGFDASFSFIYSPRPGTPAADMPDEVPHETKQARLQRLQVRIGELEATISASMVGSVQRVVVEGLSKKNEQELAGRTDNNRVVNFVGSPGMIGRFVDVRITQVWAHTLRGELATQT